The Streptomyces sp. NBC_00569 genomic sequence ACGGCTCACCTTCCTCGTACGGGCCGTGGACTGTACGGGCGAGCTGGTCGCGACGGGCGAGATCGACCGGGCGATCGTCGAACGGCAACGTTTCCTCGCCCAGGCGTCCGCCCGGGGCTCCGGGATCGATCAGGGTGGGCGTGGGGGCCTTCCCTGATGGAAGTGCTCGGCGCCGACGGCAGGATCGACGTCATGACATTCCTCTCGCGACGTTCCCTGTTGGCAGGCAGTGCGGCGGCGGGCGCGATGCCGGCCGGCACGGGACATGCCGTCGCACATACGCCGTCGGGCCCGGCCTGATCGGACACACGCGCCAGGACATGACCGAGCGGGTCGTTTCCGTCCTCACCTCCTGACTATCGGCGGACCTTGTAGCGGAGGTGCAGTACGCGGTCGCCCTGGATCACCACGTGGGGATCCTCGAGGAGATGCTGGGCGTCGACGGGGCCGAAGTACCGTTTGCCGGAGCCGAAGACGACGGGCACGACGTCCATGGCCACCTCGTCCACCACGCCCAGGGCGAGCGCCTGCCCGCCCACCTCGCCGGCGGCCACGGCGACGGTGCGGTCCCCCGCGAGCTCCTTGGCCTTGGCGACTGCCTGCGCCACGTCGTCCACGAAGTAGTACGCCGCCTCGGGGTGCCAGCCCTCGGGCCTCGGCCGGTGGGACACCACGACCACGTGCTCCCCCGCCGGCGGTGCCCCCTCCCAGCCGTTGGTGATGTCGAACAGGTGCCGCCCGATCACCATCGCCCCGATGGCCGCCCACATCGGCCGGACGTACTCGGCCGAGACCTGGGACACCGACACCTTGTCGTTCACGCCGATCTCGGCGTCGCCGTTCGCGTACCAGTCGAAAAGGGGGCCGACCTGATCCTCCGGGTCGGCGATGAAGCCGTCCACGGAAACGACGTTGTGCATCACTACGGTGCCCATCACTTCTCCCAGGGATTGCGACCTGTGCCGCGGGGGCTTCCGGCCTTCGTACATACATAGACCGCGCACTCCCCTGGGACTCATCGCCCGGCGGTGAGGTACGCCGGGGCGGGCGCACCGTCCGCGTACCTCGCCGCCGGGAGCCACGGGTCTCAGTCCCTTTCGACGTCGATGTTGGTCAGCCGGGCGTAGCGCTGCGGGTCGCGGCTCCGGATGCGCAGAGCGATGCAGATGCCTGCCGCGAGGACCACGGGCAGGGGTGCCAGGAGGACGGCGTTCACCGTCCCGGAGGCGCCCGTCAGAAGGTCGAAGTGGAGCACCGCCAGGACGGTGAGGAGCGCGAGACCGGCGAACGCGATCAGCGGGGACCAGACCACCCGGGCGGCCGACATGCCCCGTCGGTCCCGGCGGAAGAAGGCCCACACGGCGAGGGCCGCGAGGGCCTGCATGACCATGATGCCGAGGACGGCGATGCTGTTGGTCCAGATCAGGACCTGGGAGAACGGGTCGGCGGCCAGCACCGCGCCGACGACGATCACCAGGAGGTTGAAGACGGTCTGCGCGCTCACCGCGATGCCCGGAGAGCCGTGCCGGGCGGAGACGACGCCCAGTCGACGCGGCAGTAGTCCTTCGCGTCCGAGGGCGTACAGGTAGCGCGCGGCGGCGTTGTGGAAGGCGAGGGTGGCCGCGAAGGCGCTCACGATGACGAGGGCGTGCATGGTGTCGGCCAGCCAGGCACCCACGTACAACTCGCCTGCCTTGAAGGTGAGTTCGGGGCCGGCCGCGGCGCGGGCCATGGCGACCGCCTTGTCCGTGCCGAACGCGCCCATGATGAGCCAGGCGCCGACGGAGTAGAACAGGGCGAGGAACCCGATGGCGATGAAGGTGGCACGCGGGACGGTGCGGCTGGGTTCGCGTGCCTCCTCCGCGTAGATGGCGGTGGCCTCGAAGCCCGTGAAGGCACCGATCACGATGACGAACATGCCCGCGATCCCGCCGGTGGCGAGCGTGCTCGGGTCGAAGGAGTGCGCGTCGAGCGCTGCCGTGCCCCGGTGGCCGAGGATGCCGCCGTCCATGATGAGCAGGGTCAGCACCTCGAGGATCAATGCGACGCCGAGGACCTTGGCGCTGAGGGTCACTCGGAGCCAGCCGAGCACGCCGACGGCGAGGACGCAGATCCCGGAGAGCACCCACCAGGGGATGTCGGCTCCGGTCGCGTCGTGCACCGACCCGGCCGCGAAGTAGCCGAAGGCCGCCGCGACTCCGGGGGTGATGAGGTTGTACGACACGACGGCGACGTAGGCGATACCGACGCCGAGGGTGCGGCCGAGGCCGCGGGCCACGTAGGCGTAGAAGGCTCCGGCGTTGCGGACGTACAGGCTCATGGCCGTGAAGCCCGCGGCGAAGAGGACGAGCAACGCTCCTGAGATCAGGTAGCCGAGCGGGGCGCCGGGGCCGCCGATGGCGATGGCGACGGGCGCCACGCCGGCGAGCACGGTGAGCGGCGCGGCGGCTGCCACGACGAAGAAGACGAGGTCGAAGGTGCCGATCTGTCCGGAGGAGAGACCTCCGTCGGCGCCCCGCCCGGCCTCGCCGGGTTCGGGTCTGCCGGCGGCTGCTGCGGCGGGTTCGGCGGTGGACTGCTGGATGCTCATCGCTCCCCCTGAAGGGCAGAGGCGTCGCCGCCCGTTACGGAAATGGCGGCGAAGTCGGGGTAGTCGGTCTCGGGTGCGGGTCCCACGACCCGTCCGCCGTGCAGGACCAAGAGGCGTCGGGGGTGGGCCGCGACCGCTTCCGGTACGCCGCCCGCCGCGATCACGACGAGGTCCGCGCGGCAGCCGGGGGCGAGGCCGTAGTCGGTGAGGCCGAGTGCCGCGGCAGCCTCGTCGGTGATCATCGAGGCCGCGTGGCGCAGTTCCGCGTCGCTCATCAGGTCACCCTGGAGGCCGATGACGGTGGCGCGTTCGAGCATGTCGGCGGTGCCGTAGGGCCACCAGGTGTCACGGATGTTGTCCGAGCCGGCGAAGACGCGCACGCCGTGGTCGCGCAGGCGCAGCACGGGCGGCATGGAGTGGCGGGGACCGTTGGTCATGATCGCCACTCCGGCCGTGGCCAGGGCGGTGGCGGTGCGGTCGAGTTCCGTGGCGTCGACGTCTCCGAGGGCGTAGGCGTGGCTGACGGTGACGGTGCCGTTGAGGCCGAGAGCGGCCGTGCGCTGCGCGATGTCCCGTAGCTGCCGGGTGCCGGTCACGCCTCCGTCGTGCAGGTGGATGTCGATACCCGCGCCATGGCGCTCGGCCAGGCCGAAGACGATGTCGAGCTGGCCGTCCACGTCTGCGTCGAAGCCCGCCGGATCGAGGCCGCCGATCAGGTCGGCGCCCTCCGAGAGTGCGGCGTCGAGGAGGTCGGCGACGCCGGGCGCGGTGACCACGCCGCTCTGCGGGAACGCGACGATCTGGATCCCCAGCCGGTCGCGGAACTTCTCCCGCACCTCGGCCAGCGCGTGCAGGCCGTCCAGGCGCACGTCCGGGTCGATGTCGACGTGCGACCGCACATGGCCGGTACCGAGGGACACCATGCGGTGCGCAAGGGCCGTGGCCCGGTCGGCCACGGGTACGCCGGCGGAGGCGCGCAGGGCCCGTTCCTTCGCGATGTGTTCGCGCAGCGTGGCCGAGGTGAGGTGCGGCTGCCAGGGCGCGCCGAGCAGTGTCTTGTCCAGGTGGGCGTGTCCGTCGACGAGCGCCGGCAGGACGAGAGCGCCCCCGAGGTCGATGCCGCCGGGGCCGGCGGCGGGCCCTCGGCCGGTGTCGGGCCGGTCGGCCCTGTCGGCCTTGTCGGGCTGGTCGACCAAAGCCGTGACCCGGCCGTCCGCGAGGTGGATGTCGGCACGTCGGCCGTCGGGCAGCGTGGCGTTCCTGAGGACCTCGGGGGCGAGCGGGATCGACGGGGTGTCGGCGGGATGCGACACGACTTCCTCCAACTGTTCGTTCGGTGCCCGGCACGACTGACCAGCCGGTGGCGAATCCGGCGGAACGCTGCTGGTGAGCGGCGGGCACCGACAAGCTAACTGGTATACCAAATACCAGGCAATGGTCTGTGGGATCTTGTTTTCGCGGTCTGCGATGATCAGGAGCACCCCCGGGAGCGGCCACGGCCGCTCCCGCTCGCCACTGGAGAGGACTCGATGACCACCCGCGCTGACCGCCGCCCCACGATCGGTGAGAGCCACCAGTCCCTGAGAGAACGGGTCTACGTGGAACTCCGCGAGCGGATCATCGAGGGGACGTTCCCGGCCGGCATGCGACTGGTGGAGCGCGAACTGGCGGACCAGCTGGGTGTCTCCCGCATCCCCTTGAGGGAAGCCATGCAGCGGCTCGAACGGGAGGGGTTCCTGACCGTGCAGGCCAGGCGCGGCTCCGTGGTCACGAACTTCGGCGCGCAGGACGCGACGTACCTCTTCGACGTCCGCGAGAACCTCGAAGGCCTGGCGGCGGGGCTCGCCGCGCGCCACGCCACGAACGCTCAACTGCGCACGATGGAACGCCTGTTGGCACGCAGCCGTAAGTCCTCCGACGCGGGGCGGCTGCGCCAGGCCGTGGCCCACAACGCGGACTTCCACCAGCAGATCGTCGAGGCGTCGGGCAACCCGCTCCTTCAGGAACTGATGGCGCCCCTCGACGCGCGGCTGCGCCGGCTCTTCCGGCTGACCTCCGAACTCAACGACGGCGATCCGATGTGCGGGGAGCACGAGCGCCTCTACGAGGCGATCCACGACCGCGACGCGGCCCGCGCGGAGGAGCTGGCCCGCCACCACGTGGCGGGCACCCGCGACTCGGCGCTGCGCTACTTCTCCGACGCGGCGACGCGGCTCTCCGACGGGAGCTGAGCGGCGGGAGAAGCGGGGACACACGGCCCCGGCTCACCAGTGCCCCGCTCACCCACGCCCGCTCCCGGCTCACCCGCGCCCCGCTCACCCGCTCCCGCCGTCCGGGCGGCTCCCGCCGCTCCCTCTACCCCGCCACCCCCGCTGCTCCCGCCCGAGAAGCAACCCTGTACCCGGTTCCGTCAGGCGGTCCGCCAGGTCCGGGCGTTCGCCGGGGCTTCTCGTCGTGACGGCGTCGCCGATCACAGCGAGGACCACGCATACGACGATCCCGGCCTCGGTCACGTCGAGCCCGGGTGTCAGGTCGTCGAGGATGCGCACCCACAGGGCGAGTTCCCGCAAGCCCCGGACAACGATCAG encodes the following:
- a CDS encoding APC family permease, with the translated sequence MSIQQSTAEPAAAAAGRPEPGEAGRGADGGLSSGQIGTFDLVFFVVAAAAPLTVLAGVAPVAIAIGGPGAPLGYLISGALLVLFAAGFTAMSLYVRNAGAFYAYVARGLGRTLGVGIAYVAVVSYNLITPGVAAAFGYFAAGSVHDATGADIPWWVLSGICVLAVGVLGWLRVTLSAKVLGVALILEVLTLLIMDGGILGHRGTAALDAHSFDPSTLATGGIAGMFVIVIGAFTGFEATAIYAEEAREPSRTVPRATFIAIGFLALFYSVGAWLIMGAFGTDKAVAMARAAAGPELTFKAGELYVGAWLADTMHALVIVSAFAATLAFHNAAARYLYALGREGLLPRRLGVVSARHGSPGIAVSAQTVFNLLVIVVGAVLAADPFSQVLIWTNSIAVLGIMVMQALAALAVWAFFRRDRRGMSAARVVWSPLIAFAGLALLTVLAVLHFDLLTGASGTVNAVLLAPLPVVLAAGICIALRIRSRDPQRYARLTNIDVERD
- a CDS encoding amidohydrolase family protein is translated as MSHPADTPSIPLAPEVLRNATLPDGRRADIHLADGRVTALVDQPDKADRADRPDTGRGPAAGPGGIDLGGALVLPALVDGHAHLDKTLLGAPWQPHLTSATLREHIAKERALRASAGVPVADRATALAHRMVSLGTGHVRSHVDIDPDVRLDGLHALAEVREKFRDRLGIQIVAFPQSGVVTAPGVADLLDAALSEGADLIGGLDPAGFDADVDGQLDIVFGLAERHGAGIDIHLHDGGVTGTRQLRDIAQRTAALGLNGTVTVSHAYALGDVDATELDRTATALATAGVAIMTNGPRHSMPPVLRLRDHGVRVFAGSDNIRDTWWPYGTADMLERATVIGLQGDLMSDAELRHAASMITDEAAAALGLTDYGLAPGCRADLVVIAAGGVPEAVAAHPRRLLVLHGGRVVGPAPETDYPDFAAISVTGGDASALQGER
- a CDS encoding GntR family transcriptional regulator; translated protein: MTTRADRRPTIGESHQSLRERVYVELRERIIEGTFPAGMRLVERELADQLGVSRIPLREAMQRLEREGFLTVQARRGSVVTNFGAQDATYLFDVRENLEGLAAGLAARHATNAQLRTMERLLARSRKSSDAGRLRQAVAHNADFHQQIVEASGNPLLQELMAPLDARLRRLFRLTSELNDGDPMCGEHERLYEAIHDRDAARAEELARHHVAGTRDSALRYFSDAATRLSDGS
- a CDS encoding dihydrofolate reductase family protein → MGTVVMHNVVSVDGFIADPEDQVGPLFDWYANGDAEIGVNDKVSVSQVSAEYVRPMWAAIGAMVIGRHLFDITNGWEGAPPAGEHVVVVSHRPRPEGWHPEAAYYFVDDVAQAVAKAKELAGDRTVAVAAGEVGGQALALGVVDEVAMDVVPVVFGSGKRYFGPVDAQHLLEDPHVVIQGDRVLHLRYKVRR